Proteins encoded in a region of the Mixophyes fleayi isolate aMixFle1 chromosome 5, aMixFle1.hap1, whole genome shotgun sequence genome:
- the LOC142159290 gene encoding malonyl-[acyl-carrier protein] O-methyltransferase-like has translation MLTADRCVQMDAKVFGDDEYSKIYQDLMCPSSRNVLKIVLSYLEEKKGKPFGLVVDAGCGTGRSTRPLTEYFSKVIGIDISESQIIEARRSTPQENVTYQVASVERMPLEDASVDLLNADIAAHWFPADKFVLEVARVLKHRGCVALHAFIPKFIIQYKNYSQTLTNIFNEAFECLCYQHDVCNIAISEYQEIFDALPFADKRRISGITEMFHMRLAELLGFISSTPMYQYSLTKDRDGAIAFLQTLEKKMADIIGEQYGQENLEVHFTYFCVLACKS, from the exons ATGTGTACAAATGGATGCTAAAGTATTCGGCGATGATGAATACTCTAAAATCTATCAGGACCTTATGTGCCCTTCTTCCAGAAATGTTCTGAAAATTGTTTTAAGCTACTTGgaagagaag AAGGGGAAACCCTTTGGACTGGTAGTAGACGCTGGTTGTGGAACAGGGAGATCAACCCGACCACTGACAGAATATTTCAGCAAAGTGATTGGAATAGACATTAGTGAGAGTCAGATAATTGAAGCAAGAAGATCTACACCACAGGAGAATGTTACTTACCA GGTTGCCTCAGTTGAGAGGATGCCTTTGGAAGATGCCTCTGTGGATCTATTAAATGCAGATATTGCTGCGCACTGGTTTCCTGCAGACAAATTTGTGCTAGAAGTAGCTCGAGTTCTCAAGCATAGAGGCTGCGTTGCATTGCACGCTTTTATTCCAAAGTTTATTATACAATATAAGAATTATTCACAGACACTAACAAACATTTTTAATGAG gccTTTGAATGCCTTTGCTATCAACATGATGTCTGTAACATTGCGATATCTGAATATCAAGAAATATTTGATGCCTTGCCATTTGCTGACAAGCGAAG gaTCAGTGGCATCACTGAGATGTTTCACATGAGGTTGGCAGAACTCTTGGGCTTTATTTCATCCACACCTATGTACCAGTATTCTCTAACAAAGGATAGAGATGGAGCCATTGCTTTCTTGCAAACTTTGGAGAAAAA GATGGCTGACATCATAGGAGAACAGTATGGTCAAGAAAACCTGGAGGTCCACTTCACGTATTTCTGCGTCCTGGCATGCAAATCCTAA